A genomic region of Caenorhabditis elegans chromosome V contains the following coding sequences:
- the srd-68 gene encoding Serpentine Receptor, class D (Delta) (Predicted), with translation MDPEYQFLQVYWLAFFITCSLLYFTMYILIFNFTTKDLRTMKYFLYPSNTAMMISIGMGFATQAKKINNKESIALLCDGICKYAGPTFCYHCYNLWKSFGIVVCLINLHMLYYRAMSLKYMDTKKALLRTKLFSLHYLFPLLFQTQTFIPRQNHAQVHKETMQRHPQDNYAPYLDFGGFSEAQKAYLDVSTVFLVLGSVYCPFAGLYCKYQALSMLKPHLSPNTSSATRAMLRTLIKGLNYQILLPLLSYIPNTSLVILNAVLEKQVPISQYTIVFGSMSCVLEPFVQIYFITPYRRAIGRLCNCCFRRVLAPNNEPPNVDSTL, from the exons ATGGACCCCGAGTACCAATTCCTCCAGGTCTACTGGCTCGCATTTTTCATCACCTGCTCGTTGCTCTACTTCACCATGTACATTTTGATCTTTAACTTTACAACGAAAGATCTGAGAActatgaaatattttctgtaCCCTTCCAATACTGCAATGATGATCTCAATAGGAATGGGATTTGCTACACAGGCCAA aaaaatcaataacaagGAGTCGATCGCGTTGTTATGTGATGGGATTTGCAAGTACGCAGGGCCCACGTTTTGTTATCACTGCTATAACTTGTGGAAG AGCTTCGGAATAGTAGTTTGCCTCATCAACCTTCACATGCTCTACTACCGCGCCATGAGCCTCAAGTACATGGACACAAAGAAGGCGTTATTGCGGACCAAGCTCTTCTCACTTCACTACCTATTTCCACTGCTTTTTCAG ACTCAAACATTCATACCCCGACAAAACCACGCTCAAGTTCACAAGGAAACCATGCAGAGGCATCCTCAAGATAATTATGCACCCTATTTGGACTTTGGCGGGTTTAGTGAAGCTCAGAAGGCTTACCTTGATGTTAGTACGGTTTTTCTGGTGCTGGGATCGGTTTATTGCCCGTTCGCGGGGCTTTACTGTAAGTACCAGGCTCTGAGTATGCTGAAACCCCACTTGTCACCGAACACTTCGAGTGCAACGCGTGCCATGCTTCGGACTCTGATAAAA GGCCTCAACTACCAGATCCTTCTGCCACTGCTCAGCTATATCCCTAATACAAGTCTGGTGATCCTTAATGCTGTTTTAG agaagCAAGTGCCAATCTCCCAATACACTATAGTCTTTGGCTCAATGTCGTGTGTCCTCGAGCCATTCGTTCAGATCTACTTCATCACTCCCTACCGGCGAGCCATCGGGCGGCTCTGTAACTGCTGCTTCCGAAGGGTGCTGGCACCGAACAATGAACCTCCTAATGTTGATAGTAcattgtaa